In the genome of Dehalococcoidia bacterium, the window GTTCGCCCCCGAGTTGTACGGCTTGAACTTGCCGTTCACAAACTCGATACGCCGGTCGTTGTTGCCCGGGTAGTTGGGGTCGGCGATGTATAACTGGTTGTCCTTGATGCGGTAGGCGATCATGGCATGCCCGCCGCCCAGGCTTGAACGGATGCCCACATATTGCGGCTCGCCCGTTACCTGGACGGCGTACGTGAAAGCCTTGAGCGTCATTTCGTCGTCCAGGCCAGCCAGATTGTTGAAAAGAGTGTTGGCGAAGCTGTCCCATTTGGTGTCCGCCTGAATGACCGAGGCGAAACGATAGCCGTAGCTGTCGTCCTCCCATATCCCCGGCGTTTCGGGGGTGACACGGTTGTTGTCATAGCGGCCGTACAGTGTCAGGTCTTTGCCATCCGGCTGGGTCACGTAATACCAGAGGGCGGTGAGAGCCTGGCCGGCGCAGTGGCCGCCGGGCGCGATGTACGAGCCGCGATTGACGAACTGCCAGTCGTCAATACCCGGGCGGAAGCCGCTGTCAATGTCCTTTTTCAGCAGTTTGGAATCAATGACGCCGATGATGCCACTGGAGAAGTGGTACGTCCCCACGGTCACCGAAGTGGCGCTCATTGCCAGAAGCGGCATTCCCTCCAGCTTGCCGGTCTTGTCGTCATAGAGGAAACCCATGGCGAACTCATCCGGGGCCAGCTTCACCGGCACCGTCATCTTCATCATCTCGTTGGAATACGCGCCGCCGTTATCCACCGTAATGAGCGGTGAGGTGGCCTTGAAGTCCTTGAAGTCCTTGAAGTCCTTGAAGGTGCGCTTGTCCGGATACGCGTTGGCCGGTACGGTCACTTTCAGACCGTTCAGAGGGTCGCCGGGGCGCGTGTACTCAATCTGCCCGCCGGACGGGGACACCTCAGTCGAAGCTACGGTGACAGTCTGACCTACGGAAATCTTGCCCGTGGTGGACTGGCGGGTGTCCGGTGGCGGTGGCGGCGGCTTGGGCGGGCGAGAAGCTGGCCAGGAGGGCACAGGGTCGTTCGCCGCGGGCACGCCGAGCGAAGCAGGTCCAGAACGTGCCGGAGTGGGGGCAAGCGACGCAGGGGTCGCAGTAGGGGCGGCTTGGCCCTGGGCGGCGTCCTGCCGCTGCGGTGGAGAGTGCACGCCGTGAGGGCGAGAGCAAGGAGGAGGGCGATGAGGAGCCGTGCCGGAACAGAGAAGCGTTTGAGCGTTACCCTTGATATAGTCCTTGATACAGTCATAGAGGCGCCCCTTTCTGCCCCGGCGTCTTCGGGGATTCAATCGTTGGATGGGAGATATAGGGGGACGGTTCTCAATTGAACGTAACACCTGCGGCTTGAATGGGTCAATGAAGCGGGGTCACTACCGTGTAAGATGTGCGATAGGTAAAACACACTACCACTGTGGCCCCGTGACGCCGGAGGTGCTGCGGAAAGGCGGAGGTGTGCTTTGTATGCTCGCCGCGCGCATGGTGTAAAATAGGCACACGTATGCATATCTCTCCCGCGTGCCCCGCGGCGCGCTGACAAGGCCGAGCCGGGGGCGCGGGACTCGCAGGAGCGGAGCATGACACCAGCGACTCATGACCCCAGGCAGCACAGCCGCATCCTTCTCGACGGGCCGGACCGCGCGCCCGCCCGCGCCATGATGAAGGCCATAGGCTACACCGACGAAGATATGCGCAAGCCGCTTATCGGCGTGGCCCACTCGTGGATTGAGGTGATGCCCTGCAATTTCCACCTGCGCCGCCTGGCGGCCAAGGTCAAGGAGGGCATCCGCGCCGCCGGGGGCACGCCCGTGGAACTCAACACCATCGCCGTGTCGGACGGCGTGAGCATGGGCACCGAGGGGATGAAGGCGTCTCTGGTCAGCCGGGAGACTATCGCGGACTCTATCGAGCTGGTGGCGCGCGGCCATCTCTTCGACGGCCTGGTGACCATCTCCGGCTGCGACAAGACCATTCCCGGCTCGGTCATGGCCCAGGCGCGGTTGAACCTGCCCTCGCTGATGCTGTATGGCGGCTCCATCGCGCCCGGCGAGTACCGTGGCCGCGATATCACCATCCAGGACGTCTTTGAAGCAGTAGGGGCCTACTCCTCGGGCAAGATTTCCCAGGAAGAGCTGTGGGAGATCGAGGGGCACGCCTGCCCCGGCCCCGGGGCCTGCGGCGGCCAGTTCACCGCCAACACGATGGCGATGGCTTTCGAGGTGCTGGGCATCTCGCCCATGGGCAGCGCCAGCGTTCCGGCTATGGACCCGCGCAAAGACGAAGTGGCGTTCAAGTGTGGCGAGATGGTGATGGACTTGGTGCGGAGCAACCTTCGCCCGGACCGCATTATCACGCGGGAGGCTATCGAGAATGCGATTGCGTCGGTGGCCGCGACTGGCGGCTCCACCAACGCCGTGTTGCACCTGCTGGCCGTCGCGCGGGAGATGGGCGTTCCGCTGGCCATTGACGACTTCGACCGCATCAGCTCTCGCACGCCGCTCCTTGCCGACCTGAAGCCGTGGGGGCGCTACGTCGCGACCGACCTGTACAGGGCCGGCGGCGTGGGTCTCATCGCCAAGCGCCTGCTGGACGCGGGCCTTCTCCACCGCGACGTCATGACGGTCACTGGCCGCACCATCGGCCAGGAGGCGCGGGCCGTCGTGGAGACGCCCGGGCAGACGGTGGTGTGCCCCCTGTCCAATCCCTTCTCGCCGACGGGCGGCCTGGTTATCCTGAGAGGCAATCTGGCCCCGGAGGGGTGCGTGCTGAAGGTTGCCGGCCATGAGAAGATGCAGCATCGCGGCCCCGCGCGCGTCTTCGACCGGGAGGAGGACGCCTTCGCGGCCATCCAGAAGCGCGAGATCAAGGCGGGGGACGTGGTGGTCATCCGCTACGAAGGGCCGAAGGGCGGCCCCGGCATGCGCGAGATGCTGGCGGTGACTGCGGCGCTGGTGGGCCAGGGCCTCGGCGACCAGGTGGCGCTGCTGACCGACGGGCGCTTCTCCGGCGCGACCCACGGCCTGATGGCGGGCCACGTGGCCCCGGAGGCCGCGGTCGGCGGGCCTATCGCCGCCCTGCGCGACGGCGACACCATCGTCTTCGACGTCACGGCGCGGAAGCTGAACGTGGAGCTCTCCGCGAAGGAGCTTAAGGCGCGACTCAGCAAATGGACGCCGCCCGCGCCCCACTACACACGTGGCGTCATGGCCAAGTACGCCAAGCTGGTCTCGTCCGCTTCGGAGGGGGCAGTGACGGGGTAGGGGCATGATGGTCATAACAAGAAAAAAAGAGGAGGAGAAGCCATCGGAGCGCTTTTGCGCTCAAACGTTTATTGACTGGTATAACACCCAAAATAGGACTGCGTACGCTATTCAAAGAGCGGATTTGGTTTTCCCGGAACTCGTCGGAAACACAAACTGGGACTACGTGGCACGTCAAGACGGTTCCGACGGTTGGTTTGGCATCGAGGTCAAAAACGTACTCCGTGAGGCTCTAGAGAGGCGGTCGTCGGATTGGCAGAAGCTGTGTACTCAACTTAAGGAGAAAATACAAACCGAACTGAGAGGCACGGTTCTGATTCACGCTGACGCTACCATCGCGTTTCCCCAACAGAAACGGAAGGAGTTGCTCCACGTTCTCGCCGAAGTTATTCCCCACGAGGCATCCACTTTGCAGATGGGAGGGCTAAAGGATATAGGCCCTGCAGTTGCGGCCAAGTTTTCCGTTTGGCCTCGAGAGAGAAGCACTCTTGATGAGTATAAGCAGTGGGGAGAATGGCGGCCGAGCCGACTTTATCTAGGTCTGGATTCTCGTCAAGGCTGTGAACTAAAGCTAGGCGTTTCATCACCTAGTAACGACAACCTCGTTCGAACTTGCCAAGAGCGGCTTGATAAGATATTTGATCCCCAAAAGGGCCCACAGGCGAATAGGCAGCTTGCGGTCGCTAAGGCAAAAGGTGCTGATAGCACGGTGCTCCTTTTGGATTGCTGGTTAGTTTCCGAGCTACGTCTGTTTCTTCCTTACACTCACCAACGGCTGGCAAAACTTAAGCCCCACCAACTGTCTGCAATAGACCATATTTACTTGGTCGGCGGTCAAACGGTGGACGAGGTACACTCAAGCTCGTTGGTCGGACGAAGGCCCTGACGTGGTCTCTTGTGCTTATGCCTCGCAGTCAGGCGTTTAACCTGACAGCGTCTGTAGGACTGCGTACAGGCCCATGAAAATCGGCGCGTATGTGTCAACGGCAGAGGTCTATGCTATTGAAGCATCCCGCCTCCGTCTGCTAAAGTAGGACTGTCGGAAAGTCAGACCACGTAAGGATTGTGCCTATGCCGGAACTGGTTCAGGTGCGCAAGAAGGCGCAGGTCACGCTGCCCCTGTCCGTTCGCAAGGCGTTGCGTATTGAGGAGGGCGACTTCCTTGATGTCCGCGTGCAGGACGGCGAGATCGTGCTGCGCGCGAAGAAGCTGGTGGACAAGGGGCAGGACGGGTTTTGGTCCCGGCGCTGGCAGGAGGGCGAACGACAGGCGCAGGAAGACATCCACGCGGGGCGCGTCCACAAGTTCGCGAGCGCCACAGGTGCGGCTGCCTTTCTTCATAAGCAGGCCCAGAAGCGCCATGGCGCAATCCGCAGGGCCTAGCCTGCCGTGCCCATCCAATTCACCGAGCAGTTCGTTAAACAGTATGCACGGCTACCCACATCCGTCCAAAGAAAAGTGGACAAGGCGCTCTCGTTGCTGGAAAAAGACTTCAGGCATCCCGGGTTACGCAGCCATCCCGTGGAAGAAGCGGAAGGCATCTTTGAGGCCTATGTGGATGCTAAATATCGCATGACGTTTGAGAGACGGGGGAATGCGTTCGTGTTACGCAATGTGGATAATCACAATGGTTTGGAGCTACTTTGACGCGATGATAGCCCACCAGCAACGGGCGGGGACCGTCGAGACGACGAAGGCCCCTGTGAAGGCTGTGTCGCACGAGATGGCGACGATGGGCCGACGGAAATCAGTGTGAGAGGAAGATGATGAAGATAGGCGGGCACGTCTCAGCGGCGGGAGGGCTGGACAAGGCCGTGGATAGGGGCGTCGAGATAGGCGCGGAGGCGCTCCAGATATTCGGCGCGCCGCCCCAGAGCTGGCGTCGCGCGACCCTCGCCCCGGAGTTGGCCGCGCTGTTCCGCAAGAAGGCGCAGGAAAAGGGCGTCCAGCCGGTGTTCATCCACGGCGTGTACCTTATCAACCTGGCGACGGCCAACCCGGAGAACCTGAAGAAGTCCATCGCCTCCCTGACGGCGGAGATGGTCCTGCAGGGCCACATCGGCGCGGCGGGAGTCATCTTCCACCTGGGCAGCCATAAAGGCGCAGGGCTGGACAACGTCATTGCCCAGATTGTGGACTCCATCCGCAAGGTGCTGGACGGCAGCCCCACGCCTACCATGCTCCTCATCGAGAACAGCGCGGGCATGGGCGACAGCATCGGCTCCCGGTTCGCCGACATCGGGCGCATCATACGCGAGGTGGGCAGCGACCGTGTGCAGGTCTGCCTTGACACACAGCACGCCTTCGCGTCGGGGTATTATAATGTAGCTGAGCGTGACGGTCTGGAGAGGACGCTGGAGGACTTCGAGAAGCACATCAGTCTGAAGCGGCTGCGGGCCGTCCACGCGAACGACTCCAAATGCCCCTTCGGCGGCGGGTTGGACCGGCACGAGAACATCGGCGAGGGGCACATCGGCCTCAAGGGCTTTAAGGTCATCATGGGGCATACGGCGTTCAAGGACGTTCCGTTTCTGCTGGAGGTGCCCGGCTTCGAGGGCCAGGGGCCGGACAGGCGGAACGTGGAGATACTCAAGGAGTTGCGCGGGCGGCAGGCCTGAGGCAGGGGGACACCATGGCGGACAAGGGGAAGGGAAGTGGCGGCGACTGGATCGAGAAGGAAATCGAGGAGATACTGCGCCGGACGGGCGGCCTGCCGGAGCGGCCGCCGGAGACGCTGGGCCAGAAGCTGCGACGATTTCGAGACCGCGCCCTGCAGCCTTTCCGCAACTTCAACCCCGCGCGGCTGCTGGTCATTGGCCTCATCCTGCTCGGCGTGGGGCTTGTCCTGCGCATGTTCCTGCCCGGCCTGTGGCGGCTGATTGTCTTCAGCGCCGCCATTTTGTTTCTCCTGGCCTACTTCCTGTACCTGGTGTGGCGATGGGACAGTCCGGAAAAGCGCTGGCGCGGTCGGAACGTGGACGGCCCCAGAAGGTGACGGATTGGGCCATTGCAGCGACGGCAAGAGGGCTACCCTGGTAGCCCTCTTTTTTGTCCCGTAGAAAGGCAGGCTTTTGCAAGCTCTGACGCGTTTGCGCGACACTGCCATTGGCCCGAGCCGCCTCGTTTACGATATTCTGGCTGCCGCTTTGGTCGCTGTGGACCCGTACGCCGCAGTGCGTCGTGCGCTGGCGGAGTCACCGTTGCCCGCGAATGCGCGGGTGTACGTGGTCGGCGCGGGCAAGGCGGGTGTGGGCATGGCGCGGGCCGCTCACGACGTCCTCGGCGAGCGCATCGTCGCGGGGTGCGTGGCCGTGCCTGACAGTGCGCCGTCCGCAATAGGCCGCATCGCGCTGGCGCAGGCGAGTCATCCGGTGCCGGACGCCAGGGGCATGGCGGCGGCCCAGCGCGTGGCGGAGATGGCGCGGGCCGCGCAGTCGAATGACGTTGTCCTGTGCCTCTTCTCCGGCGGCGGCTCCGCGCTGCTGCCCCTGCCCGTCGAAGGCGTGAGTCTGGAGGACAAGCAGGGTGCGACGGGCCTTCTGCTGCGCAGCGGCGCGACGATTCACGAGGTGAACGCCGTCCGCAAGCACCTCTCGCGGCTCAAGGGCGGGCAGCTTGCGCGGCTGGCGTCGCGGGCGCGGGTGCTCGGCCTCTATATCTCCGATGTGTCCGGCGACCGCCTGGAGAGCATCGCCAGCGGGCCCACGTCGCCGGACTCGACCACGTATGCCGACGCCTTGCGCGCGCTGGAGCGGTACGGCCTGCTGGCCCAGTCGCCGCGCGCCGTCGTGGAGCGGCTGCGTCTGGGCATTACGGGCGGCGTGCCGGAGACGCCCAAGGGCGGCGAGCCGTTCTGGGCGCGGGTGCACAACGTCATCGTGGCGTCGGGCCGGGACGGGCTGGCCGCGGCGGGCTGCCGAGTGGAGGCGCTTGGCCTGCGCGTCCACGTCCTGCCGGAGATGTCGGGCGAGGCGCGAGAGGTCGGCGCGAGGCTCGGCGCGCTCGTCCGCCGGATAGCGCGCGACGATGGCCCCGTTCGACGGCCCGCGTGCCTGCTCGCGGCGGGTGAGACGACGGTCGTGGTGCGCGGCGCGGGCAAAGGCGGGCGCAATCAGGAGCTGGCGCTGGCCGCCGCGGCGGAGATGGACGGGCTGGACGGTGTGGCGCTGGCGTCCTTCGCCACGGACGGCGTGGACGGTCCCACGGACGCCGCGGGCGCGATGGTGGACGGCGCGACGCTGGTGCGGGCGCGCTCGCGGGGGCTGGCGCCCGACCGCTACCTGGCGGACAATGACGCGTACCGCTTCTTCGATGACGTCGGCGGCCTCATACGCACCGGCCCGACGGGCACGAACGTAGCGGACATCGTGGTGGCGTGCGTGGTGTAGGGAAGTAGCGGCGAAGCTATTCTGTTATTGGACTGACCTGTACAATTCGTGGGTCCAATTCTATGGAAAGCTTATCCAGAGCGTATTTCAGAGAATGCATGCCTGTCTTGGGCATCATGTTAGGGGCCTGAACTCTCCAATAGATGTCTCCTAATTCGATTCCTTTCAGTGGGTTGCCCACATCATTCCCTTGTGGGATTTGAAACCAAATGGACATAAGATACTCAGGGTCCGTTGTGGGAAACAGCGGCCTATAATGGCGTTGAAGATTCTGCGGCGTCCAGCGGCAACAATACCACCGAACTCTTGTGGGCTGTCCACCATCGATTTGCACTTTCCGTTCATTTGCATATACGAAGAAACCGTATTTAGATTCCTTCGTTATGGACGAAGGAAGGTTGCGACTGGATAGCCCAAATTCTATCAAGGCGGTTTCGACGACCGTTTGCCCTCGATTGATCAAACCCAAGTAAACATCTTGCTGGGACTGGTAGTTCAAAGTCCTCGAAATATCGAATTCCCATGTATCTGTGAGACCCAAGATCAATCTCAGGTCGGGACTGATGGCTCTTTTTCTTACGTCTTCGACTTCATAGTGCTCCATAGGTTCTGATTTGAAGTTGAATCGTTTGTAGTATCTCTTGCCTTTGGCCTGAAATACGCCGTGGTTGCTCCTGGCGATGTCCACCACGAAAATGTAGCGATTCTGCATCGGAACTGTTGAAATACAAAACAGGTCAGGGCCTGGCCTGTATTGAATGTTACTCGTGATAAGGTTCTCTATGTCTTCCTTAGATATCTCAGACGGGTCAAATCCATCCTTCTGAGGGTCAAAAGGTTGCGGGAGATTCTGTTTACCAATGGCCGTTTCTCGGATGCCATAAATAATGGTGCCGCCATCGCTGTTCAAAAAGGCGGAGACATCCTTGCTGATCTCCGATGCCCTGTCCTTTTTCGATAGCGGCAAAAGGGCATCCTTCTGCTTATAGTCCAGGTGCAAGTTCTCTGGGTCTCGACGATCCAGCATTCTACGGAGTTCAACAGACCAGTCAAAAAGCGGCTTCATGGGTTTGCGTTGCCCCCCGTGTTTTCATAACAGTATACTCAAATCTAAGGCCACGAGCGTCATGCCCTGCGGCCCACCTCTCGCCCGTCGCCGCGTCACTTGCGCCTGAGCCTGTCCAGGTGCTGCTTGCGGAGCTTCGCGACCTTCGGCGCAATGACTATCTGGCAGTAGGGCTGAGCGGAGTTACGTCTGAAATAGTCGCGGTGATAGTCTTCAGCCGGGTAGAACGCGGCGAACGGCGTGACCTCCGTGACAATCGGTCTGTCCCACACGCGGGATGTGTTCAGGTCGCGGATGACCTGCTCGGCGACGGCCTTCTGTTCCTGGCTGTGGTGGAAGATAGCGGAGCGGTACTGCGTGCCGGCGTCCGCTCCCTGGCGGTTCAGCGTCGTTGGGTCGTGCATGCTGAAAAAGACGTCCAGCAGATCACGGAACGAGATAATCGAGGGATCATAGGTGATGCGGACCGCCTCGGCGTGGCCTGTGGTCTCGGAGCAGACCTGATTGTATGTCGGGTTGAGTACATGGCCACCTGAATAGCCGGACTCGACGCGTTCGACACCTTTGCGCTCCTGAAAGACCGCCTCAAGGCACCAGAAGCAACCGCCCGCCAGAGTGGAAGTCTCCGCATGGTGCTCCATAGCTCCCCTTTCAGCACCCCATCAAGCTTATCGAAGGACGGTCGAATGCTTAGAACGCCAGCAGCTTCGTTATCTGCCCCGCGACCGGCCCGCGCTCCGTCGCCGCGCTCACGGCGAGGCCCGCCCGCGCCTCCGCCAGCGCTACGAAGCCGATGGCGAGCGTCTCCTCGCGCTCCGGGTGGTGCGCCGGGTTCGTGACGAGGCCGATGTCGCGTCCGTCCTTCAGCACGCGCACGCCGCGCGCCACCGGTGCGCCGCCGGGGAAGCGGAACTGCACGACGGTCCGCTGGACCTTCTTGTAGGTGTTCAGCCGCGCGACGACCTCCTGGCCCACGTAGCAGCCCTTCGTGAAGCTGATGAGCGACGCCGCGCCGGCCTCCAGCGGGTTGTAGTCCTCCATGAACTCCGTGTTGGAGGCGGGCAGGCCCGTCTCGATGTGCAGCGCTTCGTACGCCTCGACGCCCACCGGCGAGACGCCCTGCGCCGTCATCTCGCGCCACAGGCCGCGCACCGCCTCGTTCGAGCCGAAGACATGGTAGGAGGGCAGGCCCACCAGCGGCACGGCGCCGCCGACAAGCACGGTCTCTCCGCGCCACGCTATTGACATAAAGCGATACTTGGCGAGCGACAAGGGGTCGGCGCCGAGCACGTCGCGCAGAGCGGCGGCGGACCGCGGGCCGACGATGCGGAATTGGCCGGTGCGTTCGGTGGCGTCCTCCAGCGCGCAGTCCTCGGTGACGATGTACCTGGCGATGCCGTCGTGGACCTTACGCGCGCAGCCGGGGCCGGTCACGAGGAGCAGGTGATCGGGCAGCCGCACCACGAAGACGAGGTCTATGATGCGGCCCTTGCTGGTAAGCAGCAACGTGGCTTTGCCCTGAAGCGGCTCTATGTCCAGCAGGGCGTTGGTGGTGACGCGGTGGAGCAGGTCAAGGCCGTCCTTGCCCGTGAGGCGCAGCCGGCCCTGGTGCGAGCGGTCGGTGACGCCCGCCGCGTCGCTCAAGGCGCGGTACTCGGCGGCGGGGCCAGCGAACGCGCGCGGCATCCGCCAGCCCTCGTAGTCGGCGAACGTAGCGCCCTGGGCCTTCTGAAGGTCGTGCAGCGGCGTCTGCGGCATCAGGGGTCTCCTTGGACAGAACAGGGACGGCAACGCAAGCGGCTGCCGTCCCTGTCTGGACGTTTCGACGTGGGTGCGACTACGCGGAGAAGGAGTTGCCGCAGCCGCAGGTGCTCTTGGCGTTGGGGTTGGCGAAGACGAAGCCCTTGCCGTTCAGCCCGTCGCTGAAGTCCAGCACGGTGCCCGTGAGGTAGAAGGCGCTCTTGCGGTCAACGTAGATCTTGACCCCGTGCTCCTCGACGACCTTGTCGTCCGGGCGGGTCTGGTTTTCCATCGTCAGCTTATAGGACAGGCCGGAGCAGCCGCCGCCCGCGACCATGACGCGCAGGCCGTAGCCCTGCTTGCCCTCCTGCGCGGCAACCTTCTGTATCTGCGCCCCCGCCTTCGGCGTGATGCTGATGATGGGGGCCAGCGTAGATGTCCTGGTCTCGTTCGCTGTGGTCATAGGCACTTCCCTCCCCGTGAGCCCCGGCCTCGTTGTGAGGACTTCTCAACCGGTGCTCTGCTATCTATTGTAGGGAGGGCGCGCACGGGCGTCAAGCTTCCGGCCCCAGCAGCGCCATCAAGGACGGGCTGGTCACGCTGGAGCGCGTCCAGGTCCGGGTGTACCGGGCGGAGAGAAGGCGGAGCGACCAGGCGGCATGCGGGCCGGTGAGCATACCTCGACCGTTCGCGCTCGCCCCTCCCTCGCGCTTTCCAGCAACGTGCTCTGTACCCAGGATCGTCTCCAGCCACCGGATGAGTGCCGGGTCACACTGTCGGCGGACTCCCGCGCCTCCCTCTGCGGGCGGTCCCACGCCGGGCTATCTGAAGCGCGCCTGCTGTTTGAGCGAGCGCAGCGGCGTCCCGTCCTTGCGCGTGACGGGCCGGCTCACGGCGCTGGCAAGGCCCCAGGGCACGGCCACCATGGACTGCGGGCCGCGGCCTCCGCACACCACCACGATGACGTCGTTCGGCGAGCGCATCACGGGCACCCGCTGCAGCTTCAGGAAGTAGGCCGGGAAAATTGCCCGAGCCAGTTGCGGCCGCACGACTTCAACGGGATGGCGCGCCGTCTCGAACAGGTATTCCTTGACGTCCTGCTTGCTCCACCCGGCGTCCGCGATCATCCTGGCGTGGCCGGGGTTCAGCAAGAGGATGAGTTGACCCAGGTGGGTCATGTTGTTTCCACCCTGGGTGGCCGCCGTGGAGGCGATGGTGTTGAGGAGCGCCTCCGGCCCTCCGCCGTGCGGCCCGAGCACGTTGTGCGGTCCCTCGCACTTGTGGACGGTGACGGAGGTGACGTCTGGCCCGTACAGGTCGGTGTGCAGGGGTGTCCAGGGATTGGCCTTGTCGTTCTCGGCGAAGCAGTAGGTGAACTCCGCGGAGGAGCCGAAGACCGTGAGGTCCGACTTGCCGGGGACGGCGCGGGCGACGTTCAGGATGGTGAGGGTGATGGCGCGCCCGATGGTGGCGTTGGCGCGGAAGCCCGGCCCCAGGCAGCCGGCGCCGGAATGGATGCCGATCTGCTCGGCAAGCGGGCCGCTGACGACGATGGCGTTGCCGCCTGGGTGAGTCGTGATGGCGGCCTGGAACAAGCGGTAAGCGGGGTCGGCCATGGCCTGGAAGGCGGCAACGAGGATGGGGAAATACTCGGGGCGACAGCCCGCCATGACGGCGTTGGCCGCCAGCGCCTGCACAGTGACGGCGGCGCCGCTGGGCGGGCACTCCTCCACCAGAGGGAAGTCGGGGTCCAGGTCGGTGGAGCGCAGCATGGCGCGCACCCGCTCCCGTGTGGGCGGAATAACCGGGAAGCCGTCGCACATGTCGGCGGCGCAAAGCTCCTCGTAGAGGTCGACCGCGAAGCGTCCGGGGTCCACCTCGGCGGTGGTCTTGCCATTGCGCAGGTTGGCGCGCGTCGTCACGCGGGAGGTGAGCCGCATCTCGCCTGCCTTGCCGGCGATGCGCGGGCTGGCGGAGGGGAAGCGCTTGGTGAAGCGTTTCTTGAGGTCGGTGGGCGGCAGAGTGAGGCCGGCCACCACGTCGGGCACGACGGCGTTGGCCTCGCGCTGGCCGAAGGCGTCGGCGGAGCCGGTGGCGGGTTTGGCCAGGACGAGGGGCAGGCCCGGGATGTAGGTGGACGCCGTGACGCCCGCCAGGGGCAGGCCGAGGTCGGTGCAGAGGAGGACGCAGGGTATGCCGCGGCGCTCCAGTTCGGCGGCGAAGAGGGTGGACGGCTGGGTGACGCCGGCGTGGCAGAGGGCCACGACCACGGCGTCCACGCGGGCGCCGGCGATCTCATCCGCCTGAGCGACGAGATGCTCCTTGCCGCCCAGGAGGAGATTGCGGGAGTCCTGGGAGCAGCGGGCGCCGTGGTCCTGCTGCAAACGCTGGGAGAGCCAGCGGAAGAGCGGGCCGTAATTGGGCAGCTCGGCGCCGAGCTGGCTGTTGTCCAGGAGAAGGACGCTCTTGCCCTTCAGGGATGCGGGGCGCGACGCCAGGGCGGCGGGCTTGCCGCGAAAGGCGCCGCGAGGGTCAACCAGCGGCTCCGGCAGGATGGTGATGTCCGTAGGCATGGGTTCCCTCCTTAAGCTATACGCTATCTATATCCAAAGACTACGTACTCCTCCGAGGCTATGTGCTCGAAGGCGAATGGCTGTCCCGCTCATCATGGCTCAACTCCCCGCGGCATGGCGTGCAAGCTGGCCGCGACGCGCTCGCACCAGCCCTCGCCGAAGCGCTCCCGCCCGTACAGCAGCAGCGCGGCGTGGCCCGCGGGTACTGTGTCGTGCAGGTGCCGCGCCAGCCAGTCGGCCAGCGCGTCCGGCGAGGCCGGGAAGAAGCAAAGCTCGGCGGACTCCCATGCGTCTGCCTTTGACCGGCTCTGCACGTCAGCCGCGGCGGCCCGGATTCGGAGGATGTAGGTCAGCTCCGGCTTGTAGTTGGCGGCGTCCCGAACGAGGCCGGTACAGACCATTTCGGTCACTTCCTGTGGGCGCACTCCCAACTCTTCCTCCAACTCCGTCAGCACGCCCTGGGTGAAGCCCTCCGGCGGGCGCGGGTGTCCGGACGGCTTCACGTGGTAGAAGCCGGGCCGCTCCGCTACCCTCTCGCTTCGGCGCTCGATGGCCAGCATGCCGTCGGCTGTCTCCGTGACCGCGGACACGGCCAGGGCGTCGGACATGGCGGCGGCGC includes:
- the ilvD gene encoding dihydroxy-acid dehydratase, producing MTPATHDPRQHSRILLDGPDRAPARAMMKAIGYTDEDMRKPLIGVAHSWIEVMPCNFHLRRLAAKVKEGIRAAGGTPVELNTIAVSDGVSMGTEGMKASLVSRETIADSIELVARGHLFDGLVTISGCDKTIPGSVMAQARLNLPSLMLYGGSIAPGEYRGRDITIQDVFEAVGAYSSGKISQEELWEIEGHACPGPGACGGQFTANTMAMAFEVLGISPMGSASVPAMDPRKDEVAFKCGEMVMDLVRSNLRPDRIITREAIENAIASVAATGGSTNAVLHLLAVAREMGVPLAIDDFDRISSRTPLLADLKPWGRYVATDLYRAGGVGLIAKRLLDAGLLHRDVMTVTGRTIGQEARAVVETPGQTVVCPLSNPFSPTGGLVILRGNLAPEGCVLKVAGHEKMQHRGPARVFDREEDAFAAIQKREIKAGDVVVIRYEGPKGGPGMREMLAVTAALVGQGLGDQVALLTDGRFSGATHGLMAGHVAPEAAVGGPIAALRDGDTIVFDVTARKLNVELSAKELKARLSKWTPPAPHYTRGVMAKYAKLVSSASEGAVTG
- a CDS encoding AbrB/MazE/SpoVT family DNA-binding domain-containing protein, whose product is MPELVQVRKKAQVTLPLSVRKALRIEEGDFLDVRVQDGEIVLRAKKLVDKGQDGFWSRRWQEGERQAQEDIHAGRVHKFASATGAAAFLHKQAQKRHGAIRRA
- a CDS encoding deoxyribonuclease IV, which encodes MMKIGGHVSAAGGLDKAVDRGVEIGAEALQIFGAPPQSWRRATLAPELAALFRKKAQEKGVQPVFIHGVYLINLATANPENLKKSIASLTAEMVLQGHIGAAGVIFHLGSHKGAGLDNVIAQIVDSIRKVLDGSPTPTMLLIENSAGMGDSIGSRFADIGRIIREVGSDRVQVCLDTQHAFASGYYNVAERDGLERTLEDFEKHISLKRLRAVHANDSKCPFGGGLDRHENIGEGHIGLKGFKVIMGHTAFKDVPFLLEVPGFEGQGPDRRNVEILKELRGRQA
- a CDS encoding glycerate kinase; this encodes MQALTRLRDTAIGPSRLVYDILAAALVAVDPYAAVRRALAESPLPANARVYVVGAGKAGVGMARAAHDVLGERIVAGCVAVPDSAPSAIGRIALAQASHPVPDARGMAAAQRVAEMARAAQSNDVVLCLFSGGGSALLPLPVEGVSLEDKQGATGLLLRSGATIHEVNAVRKHLSRLKGGQLARLASRARVLGLYISDVSGDRLESIASGPTSPDSTTYADALRALERYGLLAQSPRAVVERLRLGITGGVPETPKGGEPFWARVHNVIVASGRDGLAAAGCRVEALGLRVHVLPEMSGEAREVGARLGALVRRIARDDGPVRRPACLLAAGETTVVVRGAGKGGRNQELALAAAAEMDGLDGVALASFATDGVDGPTDAAGAMVDGATLVRARSRGLAPDRYLADNDAYRFFDDVGGLIRTGPTGTNVADIVVACVV
- a CDS encoding ATP-binding protein, with protein sequence MKPLFDWSVELRRMLDRRDPENLHLDYKQKDALLPLSKKDRASEISKDVSAFLNSDGGTIIYGIRETAIGKQNLPQPFDPQKDGFDPSEISKEDIENLITSNIQYRPGPDLFCISTVPMQNRYIFVVDIARSNHGVFQAKGKRYYKRFNFKSEPMEHYEVEDVRKRAISPDLRLILGLTDTWEFDISRTLNYQSQQDVYLGLINRGQTVVETALIEFGLSSRNLPSSITKESKYGFFVYANERKVQIDGGQPTRVRWYCCRWTPQNLQRHYRPLFPTTDPEYLMSIWFQIPQGNDVGNPLKGIELGDIYWRVQAPNMMPKTGMHSLKYALDKLSIELDPRIVQVSPITE
- the msrA gene encoding peptide-methionine (S)-S-oxide reductase MsrA, translated to MEHHAETSTLAGGCFWCLEAVFQERKGVERVESGYSGGHVLNPTYNQVCSETTGHAEAVRITYDPSIISFRDLLDVFFSMHDPTTLNRQGADAGTQYRSAIFHHSQEQKAVAEQVIRDLNTSRVWDRPIVTEVTPFAAFYPAEDYHRDYFRRNSAQPYCQIVIAPKVAKLRKQHLDRLRRK
- a CDS encoding iron-sulfur cluster assembly accessory protein gives rise to the protein MTTANETRTSTLAPIISITPKAGAQIQKVAAQEGKQGYGLRVMVAGGGCSGLSYKLTMENQTRPDDKVVEEHGVKIYVDRKSAFYLTGTVLDFSDGLNGKGFVFANPNAKSTCGCGNSFSA